The Triticum urartu cultivar G1812 chromosome 5, Tu2.1, whole genome shotgun sequence genome contains the following window.
AACCTTCTTTCAGATATTGCaataattttttattttatttgatATATGAATTCCCAATTCACATAATTAAAATTACACTTGAGACATACATAGAGACCAGATAGTTTTAATGGTAATTGTTAACACATTATATAGTAAAGCACTTCTATGAACCAAATAGGAAAATAGCTTCTGAAGTTAAGAAAAAAAGAACAAAATCATAATACTGCATGGTTTTTCCGGTGCCCTCGGATCTATTTGTAGAATGTTTTTTCTATTATATGTGGTCATCTTAGTGTTTTTAAAATATCTTTGCTTAGGGTTCTAGAGTTTACAGGTGTCCGAAATATTTTGATAGATGTTTGGCACACCTGACCTAAGAGAGTCCTCACTAACTTGtttatctcaacatgcaagcatggcACATCATCATACAACTATGGATAGGATAAGGCCTATCTCAACATGCACGATGCGTGGAAAAAGAACCACCACCACATGCAACCATGTATGTGAAAAATATTTTTCATTCTATTATTCTACTTATATTCAATTAATATTTACAACTACACACAATTAAAATATAATAAATCATATGTATTTTTAATTTGGTCCATATTTTATTAATCCAAATATTTATATTTCATACAATCAAATTTAATTGAAATATATTGCAATCGATTCCCACAGCAACGCGCTAAGTATCATCTAGTTACTACTAAACAAGTTATCACTTCAAAATGTCAAAAAGTTCCATCACGTATATTTTGGGTATCCATTTGAAGCAATGTAGCATTAATGAAATGGTCCAGATGATATAAATTTCTTCAAATGTTATATTCAGTAACTACCCATGGTGAACCATTCACACATATGGCTCACATAAAGAACCATATGTCAATTAGTCCATGATAGATGTGATTAACGATCAAAGAGTTACTTATATGGATCCGTTCAATTGACCTTTTTTTTAAATGTTGATATGTAAAACTTCTCGTTATTCAATCTATTGGGTTAATCAATCCTCTATGCCATGCCTATTTAACTTGAGATTTTGATGATCTAAGGTAACCAAGGTAAATACAGTAGTAAAAGCTTTAAATATTTGACAATTAGACAATGAGGGTGCAACAATTGATGAAAGTGAAAAGATATGGATTATCTCATTCTTTAACAATGAAAGTATAATAAGTATGGTTTATACCATACGAGGCAGCAGTGGACTCAAATCCAAGCTTTTGATGTCCAGACAAAGGTTAATTATGAATTGTATATGTTGAGTGAGCAGAAAAATTTCCATCTATAATATTATCAAATGCAGAAACCTTGTGCTAGCACACAGAATTAGGTCCAGCTAGCATGGTACTCCATAAGAAACGAATCATCTCCATCTATAATATGACAATACAGGGATTCTTGGCAAGACAGAGCCAGCTGCTGTGAATCATGCTAGTACGCAGTGCAGTCTAGCTGTCTTGGTACCAACCGGAGTGGAGCTCAAGCATGGATCGATCGGAGCCAATAGACAGATTGATACCCAATTTGATTGGACAAGAACAAGGTACATTACAAACTGATCAATCGATCGATGGACGATCTTAGCAACAACTAGGCACGATGACTGAAAATCTTAGTTGTTGATCAGTTGATTAATTACTAGCAATGGTACGTATGATAATCCTCTTATTTGGATCAATGATCAGGTGGCGATGATGGAGTATGGCTCCACGATGAAGAGCGGCCTCTGGCGGAGCTGCCGGCACCGCCGCACGCTCTGCACCAGCTCCTCCCTGTCCCCCACCCGCGACGTGAACAGCAGCGCCGcgctctccttctcctcctcgtcgacctcgtcctcgtcctcctcgtcggACTGCATGCCCGTGGACGCCGCGGCCACCGCGGCCGCCAGCGCCGTTGTGGACGACGGCACCCGGCGCATCCCCGGCGTCACTGGCGGAGCGGCCTCGTCCTCGGCACCACCTCCAAAGCAGCGCGACGGGGACGTGTCGTCGCTGCTAGCGGCTGGCGCACCGCCCACGAACTTGTTGATGACGATCCTGGAGCACCGCTGCGCCTTGCCGgacgccgccaccacctccaccaccGTGCCCCTGTCCACCACCTccacctcgtcctcctcctcctcttcctcttcgtcctCCTCGTCATGACGTGGCTCTTGCACCATGCTCTGCTCCTGGTGTTCATGCTGTGGTTGCACCATGCTCTGCTTCTCATGTTCGCCAACAGAGTCCGAGGCAGAGGAGCAGTCCACGAAGCAGAGCTTGAGGCGGCCGTCCTGGCGCTGGGCGTGGAGATACACCTGGGGCTTCACGGCCACGGCCTCCAGCACGAGGCGCCCGTCGCGGCGGTGCGGGCGCACCCGCAGGCACGGCCCGGCATCGTCGCCGCGCCGACGCGACATggacggcagcggcggcgggaACGCGCGCTGAGGCCGCGCGCGGTGGTACTGCACCGCCTTCAGCGtcagctcctcctcctcctcttcgcctTCTTGCAATGCCGGCGGCGAGACGAAGTCGGCGGCGACGGTATCGTCGGTATGGTGGGAAGTCGGCGGCGCGTAGAGGAGGGATGCCAGGTCGAGAAAGTCGCCGCGGGTGCCGGTCTCGCAGCCGAGGCTCTCGGTGCAGAGGCCGAGGCTCTCGTGGCTCATGGACCGCCGCACCGTCGCCATCGGGTAGGTCGCCTTGGCCTTGGCCGGCGTGGGCGGGGCCTTGGTGGCGCAGTCGTCGTCGGCCGGGGCCTGGATGGCGCTCCACATGTCCAGCTGCTGCGACGGTGGCATCGGCACCGGCATGCGAGTGCGAGTGTGAGGAGGAGGGACGTCCAGCGCCGGCATGCGAGTGCGAGTGTGAGGAGGAGGGACGTCCAGCGCCGGCATGACATGGCACACCGCCACCGTCATCTCGAACGATCTACAAAAAGATCGCAGCCGAAGGTGGAGATGAAGCTTGCTGGAGGAATGAGTGAGTGAGATGAGTGAGGTGGTGAGGGGGGTTGGGAGGGTATTTATAGGCGGGAAGGGGGAGCCTTTTCAGCCGTCCAAACACAACAGAGGAGGAATCCACCTATCCATCCTCTAACAAATTTTAGTTAGTACATTCCATCTCTTCTTGTCCTTAGCAGCTAATACTACTAGTAGTAAATGAACACTAGGGGCATTTCGGCTCAAGCATCCCACTGTCTTCTGCTTTATTTGCTGTTTCCACTACTTACTTGTAGTGTCTTTTTTTTAGGGGGGGAACATAATTTTAAAGATTAGCAAGGACCCTACAGAGTCTTCCGGCTGGCTTGGCCATTGCTCCTTAATACTTAAAACTATTGTCACACACAACAAATGCCCATTTCCAAAATTGTACTACTAGCAAGTAATTAATATTCTTCTCATCCGATAATatctactccctccttttcggtttataagACTTATCTCAACTTTTTTGTTTTTTCAATTTAGAGGACTCATCTTCATTTCATTTTTAGTTTTCAATGCGTATTAGATCTTTGCATGCAAGAATTAAAAAGGAACACACCAATGCATGTAATGTTCCTACTCATCTAGTGGCTAAGTATGCATGCACTATAATAAATTCAAATTAATGCATGCGTTTATTTGGGGTAGTTTTGTAAAATACGAAATACATTCCTCCACTCAGAAAAtgccttggttgatgagatttgagatttgagccatATAAACCAGAAGGTAGGGAGCAGCTATCAAAGCTTTACAAGCAAATatgtaagggcatctccaatggtGACCTGCAAA
Protein-coding sequences here:
- the LOC125506691 gene encoding protein FANTASTIC FOUR 3-like, producing the protein MTVAVCHVMPALDVPPPHTRTRMPALDVPPPHTRTRMPVPMPPSQQLDMWSAIQAPADDDCATKAPPTPAKAKATYPMATVRRSMSHESLGLCTESLGCETGTRGDFLDLASLLYAPPTSHHTDDTVAADFVSPPALQEGEEEEEELTLKAVQYHRARPQRAFPPPLPSMSRRRGDDAGPCLRVRPHRRDGRLVLEAVAVKPQVYLHAQRQDGRLKLCFVDCSSASDSVGEHEKQSMVQPQHEHQEQSMVQEPRHDEEDEEEEEEEDEVEVVDRGTVVEVVAASGKAQRCSRIVINKFVGGAPAASSDDTSPSRCFGGGAEDEAAPPVTPGMRRVPSSTTALAAAVAAASTGMQSDEEDEDEVDEEEKESAALLFTSRVGDREELVQSVRRCRQLRQRPLFIVEPYSIIAT